The Lycium ferocissimum isolate CSIRO_LF1 chromosome 10, AGI_CSIRO_Lferr_CH_V1, whole genome shotgun sequence genome window below encodes:
- the LOC132035446 gene encoding egg cell-secreted protein 1.2-like: protein MATLYTPINHHVRNFTSSFSLLPIIPRILYFHTSHFKDFIFKKIKKSMASFKLPLILLVSWLLTTTVMATNLSKIKPGEDIAARLQVLEGENGGGEASMPVCWNALFELKSCTNEIILFFFNGESYLGKDCCKAIRIITYNCWPSMLSSVGFTAEEVDILRGYCGTPSPESAVEFHV from the coding sequence ATGGCTACTCTATACACACCTATAAATCACCATGTCCGAAATTTCACTTCATCATTCTCTCTTCTCCCTATTATACCACgtattttatattttcacaCTTCCCATTTCAAagatttcattttcaaaaaaattaaaaaatccatGGCTTCCTTCAAACTTCCACTAATACTACTAGTCTCATGGCTTCTAACAACAACTGTTATGGCAACAAATTTGTCCAAAATTAAACCAGGAGAAGATATTGCTGCTAGACTTCAAGTACTCGAAGGCGAAAACGGAGGAGGAGAAGCTAGCATGCCAGTGTGCTGGAACGCGTTATTCGAGTTAAAATCGTGCACAAACGAGatcatattatttttcttcaatgGTGAATCTTATTTAGGAAAAGATTGTTGCAAGGCTATAAGGATTATTACTTATAATTGTTGGCCTTCTATGCTTAGTTCTGTTGGATTTACTGCTGAGGAAGTTGATATTCTTCGTGGTTATTGTGGCACGCCTTCACCTGAATCTGCCGTGGAGTTTCACGTTTAA